The proteins below come from a single Caulobacter segnis ATCC 21756 genomic window:
- a CDS encoding haloacid dehalogenase-like hydrolase, whose translation MLAVFDMDGTLLNGDSTALWLWARVKRSPLRLLATLMVAPVAGPMVALPFTRRAGASILLWIATAGLSEQQLLASCDAFAQAFVEKRCKLAWKAQALAALDGHVEAGDRVVVVTAAPTCLANALLRTLDRRVDVLGTSLKPGFGGWIANIHCRNQRKCQALAEAGHGARWAYAYTDSLDDLPILRAADKPVIVKGGKAAERRLFRAGLLNGRAAAW comes from the coding sequence ATGCTCGCGGTGTTCGACATGGACGGCACGCTGCTGAACGGCGACTCCACGGCGCTATGGCTGTGGGCGCGCGTCAAACGCTCGCCGCTGCGCCTTCTGGCCACGCTGATGGTCGCCCCGGTCGCCGGACCGATGGTCGCTCTGCCCTTCACGCGCCGCGCCGGCGCCTCGATCCTCCTCTGGATCGCCACCGCCGGCCTTTCGGAGCAGCAGTTGCTCGCATCCTGCGACGCCTTCGCCCAGGCTTTCGTCGAAAAGCGATGCAAGCTCGCCTGGAAGGCTCAGGCCTTGGCCGCGCTGGACGGCCACGTCGAGGCGGGTGACCGCGTCGTGGTCGTCACCGCCGCGCCCACGTGCCTGGCGAACGCTTTGCTGCGAACGCTGGACCGCCGCGTAGACGTCCTGGGCACCTCGTTGAAACCCGGCTTCGGCGGCTGGATCGCGAACATCCACTGCCGCAACCAGCGCAAGTGCCAAGCCCTCGCCGAGGCCGGCCATGGCGCCCGCTGGGCCTACGCTTATACCGACAGCCTGGATGATCTTCCCATCCTGCGCGCCGCCGACAAGCCCGTCATCGTCAAGGGCGGCAAGGCGGCGGAGCGGCGGCTGTTCCGCGCGGGCCTGCTGAACGGTCGAGCCGCGGCGTGGTGA
- a CDS encoding class I SAM-dependent methyltransferase: protein MKAIMTAPANNAFEPVAHDLETLGFYADQARAYAERARDGPSQRLGAFLEHLSTAARILELGCGDGRDSEAMLALGFDVDPTDGVALMARQAEARLGRPVRVMRFDELDCTAIYDGVWANASLLHIPRPAFPSVVARIYQALKPGGVHAASYKAGEAEGRDGLGRYFNYFSAGALVDAYRAAADWEFLSVEQHVGGDYEGGTRPWITITVRRSV, encoded by the coding sequence ATGAAAGCGATCATGACGGCGCCCGCGAACAATGCTTTCGAACCCGTCGCTCATGATCTTGAGACGCTTGGATTCTACGCGGATCAGGCGAGGGCGTACGCCGAGCGCGCACGCGATGGGCCAAGCCAGCGTCTCGGCGCATTCCTGGAACACCTTTCTACCGCGGCGCGCATCCTTGAACTGGGATGCGGGGACGGACGGGATAGCGAAGCCATGCTGGCGCTAGGGTTCGATGTCGATCCCACGGATGGCGTCGCGCTCATGGCCAGACAGGCCGAGGCAAGGCTCGGGCGGCCGGTGCGGGTAATGCGGTTCGATGAACTGGATTGTACGGCGATCTATGACGGCGTCTGGGCGAACGCCAGCTTGCTCCACATACCCCGTCCAGCCTTCCCCAGCGTGGTGGCGCGCATCTACCAGGCCTTGAAGCCCGGTGGAGTTCACGCCGCCAGCTACAAGGCTGGCGAAGCAGAGGGGCGAGACGGTCTCGGTCGTTACTTCAACTATTTCTCCGCAGGAGCGCTGGTGGACGCCTACCGCGCCGCTGCGGATTGGGAGTTCCTCTCTGTCGAGCAGCATGTCGGTGGCGACTACGAGGGCGGGACAAGGCCCTGGATCACGATCACGGTGCGCAGGTCAGTCTGA
- a CDS encoding GFA family protein produces MARREGGCQCGRVRFAVDVELDGLITCNCSRCGKLGSILAFTGADAFALEKGQDALTEFKFNTDKISHLFCETCGIQAFGRGVAPDGREMIAVNVRCLDDVDLFGLKPQQVDGKSF; encoded by the coding sequence ATGGCGCGTCGTGAAGGTGGCTGCCAATGCGGGCGGGTCCGGTTCGCGGTCGATGTCGAACTGGACGGTTTGATCACCTGCAACTGTTCGCGATGCGGCAAGCTGGGATCGATCCTGGCCTTCACCGGAGCCGACGCCTTCGCTCTGGAAAAGGGGCAGGACGCCTTGACCGAGTTCAAGTTCAACACCGACAAGATCTCGCATCTGTTCTGCGAGACCTGCGGCATCCAGGCGTTCGGCCGCGGTGTGGCGCCGGATGGTCGTGAGATGATCGCGGTGAACGTGCGCTGCCTGGACGATGTGGATCTGTTCGGCCTGAAACCGCAGCAGGTCGACGGAAAGTCGTTCTAG